One window of Triticum dicoccoides isolate Atlit2015 ecotype Zavitan chromosome 5A, WEW_v2.0, whole genome shotgun sequence genomic DNA carries:
- the LOC119304225 gene encoding phosphoglucan phosphatase DSP4, amyloplastic-like, with protein sequence MNCLQHLLKEPPILAGSRSMRRPSPLNLAMVRGGSRRSNTVKTASGTSTSSAENSAMEPGADRSDTYSTNMTQAMGAALTYRHELGMNYNFICPDLIVGSCLQSPSDVDKLREIGVKTVFCLQQDPDLEYFGVDICAIQDYCLECKDIEHCREEVRDFDAFDLRLRLPAVISKLYKLASHNGGITYIHCTAGLGRAPAVALAYMFWILGYNLNEGHQLLQSKRPSFPKLEAIKLATADILTGLSKNCITLKWKNGSCSSVEISGLDIGWGQKIPLAYDEEKRAWFLERELPEGRYEYKYVVDGNWVCNEHEMKTKPNADGHVNNYIQVARDGTSDEEKAMRERLTGPDPDLTKEERLMIKEYLEQYTEQ encoded by the exons atgaaCTGCCTCCAGCACCTGCTCAA GGAGCCTCCGATCTTAGCGGGATCCAGATCGATGAGGCGGCCCTCGCCGCTCAACCTC GCCATGGTTCGCGGAGGGAGTCGCCGCTCCAACACCGTCAAAACT GCATCCGGGACATCCACTTCCAGCGCGGAGAACAGCGCCATGGAGCCAGGCGCGGACAGGTCCGACACGTATAGCACCAACATGACACAAGCCATGGGAGCAG CGTTGACGTACAGGCATGAGCTTGGGATGAATTACAATTTTATATGCCCAGACTTGATTGTAGGCTCCTGCTTACAG AGCCCAAGTGATGTTGATAAGCTTCGGGAGATTGGTGTAAAAACTGTATTCTGCTTGCAGCAAGATCCAGACCTTGA ATACTTTGGAGTTGACATTTGTGCCATTCAAGATTATTGTCTAGAATGCAAAGACATTGAGCACTGCCGTGAAGAAGTTAG GGATTTCGATGCTTTCGATTTGCGACTGAGGCTTCCTGCTGTGATTAGCAAATTGTACAAGCTTGCCAGCCATAATGGTGGAATAACATATATACATTGTACTGCTGGACTTGGAAGAGCTCCTGCTGTGGCA CTGGCATATATGTTCTGGATTCTTGGTTACAATCTTAATGAAGGACATCAACTACTGCAG AGTAAAAGGCCTAGCTTTCCAAAGTTGGAAGCCATCAAATTGGCAACAGCTGACATT CTCACGGGCTTGTCAAAAAACTGCATCACTCTGAAGTGGAAAAATGGCAGTTGTTCTTCTGTTGAAATTTCTGGGCTTGACATTGGGTGGGGACAG AAAATTCCCCTGGCATATGATGAGGAGAAAAGAGCATGGTTTCTTGAGAGAGAGTTACCT GAAGGACGGTATGAGTACAAATATGTAGTGGATGGCAACTGGGTGTGCAATGAGCATGAGATGAAGACCAAACCCAATGCGGACGGCCATGTGAATAACTACATCCAA GTTGCCAGGGATGGCACGAGCGATGAAGAGAAGGCGATGAGGGAGCGGTTGACTGGGCCAGACCCCGATCTAACAAAAGAGGAAAGGCTGATGATTAAAGAGTACCTGGAACAGTACACAGAGCAATAA